A part of Gemmatimonas groenlandica genomic DNA contains:
- the rsmA gene encoding 16S rRNA (adenine(1518)-N(6)/adenine(1519)-N(6))-dimethyltransferase RsmA, whose amino-acid sequence MSQKHGFGTRGTRPPRPEGALPAARKRFGQHFLKDARVLDSIVDALGPLEGRTVVEIGPGRGALTDRLVERAGRVIAIELDRDLVQHLRTRYADMPHVEIVEADVLTVSLPTLAGGPYVLVGNVPYYITTPIIFHALELPRPEVAVYLVQKEVAERMAAPPGDKTYGALSVNLQAVVDVAMVRKVPPSAFNPPPTVDSAVVRVTPRAVPSVEAEIEEKFRSFVLAAFGLRRKQLIRVVRTVASLDAERAATVLQEAGLPNDVRPETLTPADFARLVRVLTPRPDSPASS is encoded by the coding sequence GTGAGTCAGAAACATGGATTTGGAACGCGCGGCACACGGCCTCCGCGTCCTGAAGGTGCGCTGCCCGCCGCGCGGAAACGGTTCGGGCAGCACTTCCTCAAGGACGCGCGCGTGCTCGACAGCATCGTGGACGCCCTCGGACCACTCGAAGGGCGTACGGTCGTCGAGATCGGGCCGGGCCGCGGCGCGCTGACCGATCGTCTCGTCGAGCGCGCGGGCAGGGTCATTGCCATCGAACTCGATCGCGATCTCGTGCAGCACCTGCGGACGCGCTATGCCGACATGCCGCACGTCGAGATCGTAGAAGCCGATGTGTTGACCGTCTCCTTGCCGACGCTCGCGGGCGGACCGTATGTGCTGGTTGGCAACGTGCCGTATTACATCACGACGCCGATCATCTTCCACGCGCTCGAACTGCCGCGCCCAGAGGTGGCCGTGTATCTGGTGCAGAAGGAAGTGGCCGAGCGCATGGCGGCACCGCCGGGTGATAAGACCTATGGCGCGCTGAGCGTGAATCTGCAGGCGGTGGTCGACGTGGCGATGGTGCGAAAAGTGCCGCCGTCTGCGTTCAACCCGCCGCCGACCGTCGATTCCGCGGTGGTGCGTGTCACGCCGCGCGCCGTGCCGTCGGTGGAGGCCGAGATCGAAGAGAAGTTTCGCAGCTTCGTGCTGGCGGCCTTCGGACTGCGCCGCAAGCAACTCATCCGCGTGGTGCGCACGGTCGCGTCCCTTGATGCCGAACGCGCGGCGACGGTACTGCAGGAAGCGGGTCTGCCGAACGACGTGCGACCGGAAACGCTCACGCCGGCGGACTTCGCTCGGCTCGTGCGGGTGCTTACGCCGCGCCCTGACTCGCCAGCGAGTTCGTAA
- a CDS encoding redox-sensing transcriptional repressor Rex: MKRIADSTVRRLSMYLRYLEDLDTQGQQTASSDELAHLCGTTPAQVRKDLSFFGSFGKRGLGYPVHELTAHLREILGLEREWKVVIVGAGKIGAALANYRGFRQRGFKIVGVYDNDPTKIGKPWGEAIVHDMADLARDIQREEAPIAVLAIPSDDAQDVVDRLVAAGIRAILNFAPAQITVPPHVSLKSVNMAMELEGLSFALTNSLASQGAA; this comes from the coding sequence GTGAAACGCATCGCCGATTCGACCGTCCGACGCCTCTCGATGTACCTGCGGTACCTCGAAGATCTCGACACTCAGGGCCAGCAAACGGCCTCCAGTGACGAACTGGCACATCTCTGCGGGACGACCCCGGCCCAGGTTCGAAAGGACCTGTCGTTCTTCGGGTCGTTCGGCAAGCGCGGGTTGGGCTACCCCGTCCATGAACTGACGGCGCACCTTCGGGAAATCCTCGGCCTCGAGCGCGAGTGGAAAGTCGTCATCGTCGGCGCCGGCAAGATCGGCGCGGCTCTGGCCAATTACCGTGGCTTTCGCCAGCGTGGCTTCAAGATCGTGGGCGTGTACGACAACGACCCCACCAAGATCGGGAAGCCGTGGGGTGAAGCGATCGTGCACGACATGGCCGACCTCGCGCGGGACATTCAGCGGGAAGAGGCCCCCATTGCCGTGCTCGCGATTCCGTCGGACGACGCGCAGGATGTGGTCGATCGTCTGGTCGCCGCCGGCATCCGCGCCATTCTGAATTTCGCGCCGGCCCAGATCACCGTGCCGCCGCATGTGTCACTGAAGTCGGTGAATATGGCGATGGAGCTGGAAGGGCTGTCGTTCGCCCTTACGAACTCGCTGGCGAGTCAGGGCGCGGCGTAA
- a CDS encoding 3'-5' exonuclease, translated as MSRPTTLSARAAQRLASGPLDPVTLMCDVCKVDRLQADAAERMAVALLSSHPEFVRLPSGHWALAATPASASAVSTGPGRDDIGSESAPSGSLLDVNFAVVDVETTGTSPIAGDKITEIAIAQVRGGAVVDVYAQLVNPQRPIPPYITQLTRISWEMVRDQPTFREIAPAVVERLAGHVFTAHNAAFDWRFVGEELDRGIGHLLAGPKLCTVRLARVLLPSLPRKSLDHVTRYFGIEIEARHRAEGDAVATAQALVRMLRIAADEGVDSWPALERLLSTPTAKRRLTASDRRRRAFPLPASEDYIA; from the coding sequence ATGTCTCGCCCCACGACGCTCTCGGCGCGCGCCGCTCAGCGATTGGCGTCCGGTCCCCTCGACCCCGTCACGCTGATGTGCGACGTCTGCAAGGTCGATCGCCTGCAGGCCGACGCCGCCGAACGCATGGCCGTCGCGCTACTCTCCAGCCACCCTGAGTTCGTCCGACTGCCCAGCGGGCATTGGGCGCTGGCGGCGACACCGGCGTCGGCGTCCGCTGTGTCGACCGGCCCCGGGCGCGACGACATCGGCTCCGAGAGCGCGCCGTCCGGCTCACTCCTCGATGTGAACTTCGCCGTCGTCGACGTGGAAACCACCGGGACGAGCCCCATCGCTGGCGACAAGATCACGGAGATCGCGATCGCGCAGGTGCGCGGTGGTGCGGTCGTCGACGTCTACGCGCAACTGGTCAATCCGCAGCGTCCGATTCCGCCGTACATCACGCAGCTCACGCGGATTTCGTGGGAGATGGTGCGCGACCAGCCCACGTTTCGCGAGATCGCGCCCGCGGTGGTGGAACGGCTCGCCGGCCACGTCTTCACGGCCCACAACGCGGCCTTTGACTGGCGCTTCGTCGGCGAAGAACTCGACCGCGGCATCGGTCATCTGCTGGCCGGCCCGAAGCTCTGCACGGTGCGGCTGGCGCGCGTCCTGCTGCCTTCGCTGCCGCGTAAGTCGCTCGACCACGTGACGCGCTACTTTGGCATCGAAATCGAAGCGAGGCACCGGGCCGAGGGCGACGCCGTCGCGACGGCGCAGGCGCTCGTCCGGATGCTGCGCATCGCGGCAGACGAAGGCGTCGACTCCTGGCCCGCGCTCGAGCGCCTGTTGTCCACACCCACGGCCAAGCGTCGACTCACCGCGAGCGATCGCCGCCGTCGCGCGTTCCCGCTTCCTGCTTCCGAGGATTACATCGCGTGA
- a CDS encoding MBL fold metallo-hydrolase, which translates to MSFPHPLLDTRTLGRWRIHAIQAGGQQLDGGAMFGVVPKTLWERRLASDAKNRIPLGMRCLLVEHDDGLVLIDTGLGNKENPKFHEIYGVENDGTEGRTALEDGIREAGFTPDDVRLVINTHLHFDHAGGNTWRNPAGDVQSTFPNARFVVQAGERAYAEHPNERTSASYFPANWASIVAADRFDFITGDREIVPGISVRLTPGHTPHHQSVILQSGGETACFLGDVVPTSHHLPLPWIMGYDVEPLVTLESKRALLADALRDDWLLIFEHDASVGFGRVMHDGKSYQLAE; encoded by the coding sequence GTGAGTTTCCCGCATCCGTTGCTCGACACCCGTACGCTTGGTCGCTGGCGTATCCACGCCATTCAGGCCGGCGGCCAGCAACTCGACGGCGGCGCCATGTTCGGCGTCGTCCCCAAGACGCTTTGGGAGCGTCGCCTGGCGTCCGACGCCAAGAACCGCATTCCGCTCGGCATGCGCTGTCTGCTGGTGGAGCACGATGACGGTTTGGTGCTGATCGACACCGGGCTGGGCAACAAGGAGAATCCGAAGTTCCACGAGATCTACGGCGTTGAGAACGACGGCACCGAAGGACGCACGGCCCTGGAGGATGGGATCCGGGAGGCGGGGTTCACGCCGGACGACGTGCGGCTCGTGATCAATACGCACCTCCATTTTGACCATGCCGGCGGCAACACCTGGCGGAATCCCGCCGGTGACGTGCAGTCGACGTTCCCCAACGCGCGATTCGTCGTCCAGGCCGGCGAGCGTGCCTACGCCGAGCATCCAAACGAGCGGACCTCCGCCAGCTATTTCCCGGCCAACTGGGCGTCGATCGTGGCGGCCGACCGATTTGACTTCATCACGGGCGATCGCGAGATCGTTCCCGGCATTTCGGTACGTCTGACGCCGGGGCACACGCCGCATCATCAAAGTGTCATCCTGCAGTCCGGCGGCGAGACGGCGTGCTTTCTGGGCGACGTCGTTCCCACCTCGCACCACCTGCCGCTCCCTTGGATCATGGGGTACGATGTGGAGCCGTTGGTCACGCTCGAGTCCAAGCGGGCCTTGTTGGCCGACGCCCTGCGCGACGACTGGCTCCTGATCTTCGAGCACGACGCGTCGGTGGGATTCGGACGGGTGATGCACGACGGCAAGAGCTACCAGCTGGCGGAGTGA